A genomic region of Tissierella sp. contains the following coding sequences:
- a CDS encoding GNAT family N-acetyltransferase codes for MITLEKITWDNWESCIKLRVKDEQDDFIASNMYSLAQSYVALLNDELPPMSYAICKDKTVIGFVMMYHDTAEENDYSEESYGICRFMIDKDFQGKGYGREAFAKALDLIKTFPQGDAVSVYLSYDPKNEVARRLYASFGFVENGDISGGEVVARLELE; via the coding sequence ATGATTACTTTAGAAAAGATTACTTGGGACAATTGGGAAAGTTGTATTAAACTTAGAGTTAAAGATGAGCAGGATGATTTCATTGCATCAAATATGTATAGTTTAGCACAGTCATATGTTGCATTACTAAATGATGAACTTCCGCCTATGTCTTATGCAATATGTAAGGACAAGACTGTTATTGGCTTTGTGATGATGTACCACGATACAGCTGAAGAGAATGATTATTCAGAAGAAAGTTATGGAATCTGTAGGTTCATGATTGACAAAGACTTTCAAGGAAAGGGATATGGGAGGGAAGCATTTGCTAAGGCATTAGATTTGATCAAAACATTTCCACAAGGAGACGCAGTTTCTGTTTATCTATCCTATGATCCTAAAAATGAAGTTGCTCGTAGATTATATGCTTCCTTTGGATTTGTTGAAAATGGAGATATCTCAGGTGGTGAAGTTGTTGCAAGGTTGGAATTAGAATAG
- a CDS encoding ASCH domain-containing protein, which yields MENKKYSQEEIDIFWKKFLRETSRDETTRYLDVFHFELSEKWANELLRLVLIGQKKATASSLWGYEIEGDRIPEVGDLSIVTDWDGVPRCVIETTALTIIPFEDMTYDICKREGEDDSLESWREGHTRFFTSEGKDLGYEFKNNMPVIFEDFEVVYQV from the coding sequence ATGGAAAATAAAAAATATTCTCAAGAAGAAATTGATATATTTTGGAAAAAGTTTTTAAGAGAGACAAGCAGAGATGAAACAACAAGATATCTAGATGTATTTCATTTTGAATTAAGTGAAAAATGGGCCAATGAATTATTACGATTGGTATTAATTGGACAAAAAAAGGCTACAGCTAGTAGTCTATGGGGATATGAAATTGAAGGTGATCGTATACCCGAAGTTGGTGACCTTAGTATCGTCACTGATTGGGATGGTGTGCCAAGATGTGTTATTGAAACAACTGCATTAACAATTATTCCATTTGAAGATATGACTTATGATATTTGTAAACGCGAGGGTGAAGATGATTCTTTGGAGTCTTGGCGTGAGGGACATACTCGCTTTTTCACATCGGAAGGAAAAGACCTTGGCTATGAATTCAAAAATAATATGCCTGTAATTTTTGAAGATTTCGAAGTAGTTTATCAGGTGTAG